A single window of Vigna unguiculata cultivar IT97K-499-35 chromosome 1, ASM411807v1, whole genome shotgun sequence DNA harbors:
- the LOC114188716 gene encoding uncharacterized protein LOC114188716 has product MAPYEALYGRKCRTPLRWYQDREVVLVRPELLEQTTEKVRMVRNRMQAFQSRQKAYADRRRRPLELAAGDHVFLRLRKYVFDPAHVLEVEDIQIREDFTVEVLIIALEDSKLFGHP; this is encoded by the exons atggcgccatacgaggctttATACGGCAGGAAGTGTAGGACTCCCCTACGTTGGTATCAGGATAGGGAAGTAGTACTAGTCAGACCAGAGTTATTAGAACaaaccaccgagaaggtgaggatggtgaggaaCAGAATGCAGGCTTTTCAGAGTAGACAGAAGGCTTACGCTGACCGTAGGAGGCGACCTTTAGAGCTTGCGGCTggggatcatgtgttcttgagg ttgaggaagtacgtgtttgatccggctcatgtgttggaagtTGAAGATATACAAATCAGAGAGGATTTTACTGTGGAAGTACTCATCATCGCTTtagaggatagcaag CTCTTTGGACATCCTTAG
- the LOC114188724 gene encoding uncharacterized protein LOC114188724, translating into MDEVQFLGHVISAQGIAMDPTKVKAVVKWESPKSATEIRSFVGLVGYYRKFIEGFSKIVAPMTQLTRKDQPFTWMDKCEECFQELKRRLTSAPILVIPDVGKPFEVYCNASHLGLGCVLMQEKKVVAYDSS; encoded by the coding sequence ATGGAtgaagttcagtttttggggcacgTGATATCTGCACAGGGCATTGCAATGGACCCAACGAAAGTTAAGGCAGTAGTTAAatgggaaagtcccaagtctGCGACAGAGATAAGAAGCTTCGTGGGGTTAGTTGGCTACTATAGGaaattcatagagggattctccaagatagtggcgcccaTGACACAACTCACTCGGAAAGATCAACCCTTCACTTGGATGGATAAGTGTGAGGAGTGCTTTCAAGAGCTTAAGCGGAGACTGACTAGTGCTCCGATACTAGTGATCCCGGATGTGGGGAAGCCGTTTGAGGTCTATTGTAATGCATCCCATCTCGGACTTGGCTGCGTGTTAATGCAGGAAAAGAAGGTGGTGGCCTATGACTCAAGCTAA